The Arachis hypogaea cultivar Tifrunner chromosome 19, arahy.Tifrunner.gnm2.J5K5, whole genome shotgun sequence genome has a window encoding:
- the LOC140182456 gene encoding pentatricopeptide repeat-containing protein At3g09040, mitochondrial-like: protein MRLAIALQVQGFLFLRPYSLIIQHCPSPSPPSISQVYDDLLRICFRLQQTKTNPHHHHDYHVFDNIPNHGDGEMAKVVHAHAIKHDISSDGFLASATIDLYAAAGNVPFAQRLFHRLHPRQRHLSAYNSIISMYSRQKLFQNALRCFVSMMRFGQLPDQFTLAIALSVCSKLRNVEFGTLLHSCVIKVGFESNPFCQGALINLYAKCGFLRHASAIFDATVHLDTVSWTALISGYVRAGLPQDALQVFDKMQIAGCSPDQVVFVTVLNALVNLGKLDDACKLFRDMHTSNVVAWNAMISGHAKRGHHKEAIEFFLEMRKCGIKSSRSTLASVLSAIASLAALDYGLLVHGEAIKQGLGSSIYVGSSLISMYGKCEMLDAAKQVFDVMSEKNMVTWNAMLGVYAQNGYFNHVLELFLNMTRRTIEPDEFTFTSILSSCACFESLEIGRQVHSVVIKRSFANNLFVNNALVDMYAKAGDLKEARKQFERMKTRDNISWNAIIVGYVHEEEETDAFKMFNRMRLHGIVPDEVALASILSACGNVNLLEEGLQFHCLAVKLGLETNLFVGSSLIDMYSKCCSIEDARKIYSRMPEWSVVSMNALISGYALKNIKEAINLFSEMLALGLKPSEITFASLIDACKGSQVNLGLQIHCAIVKRGLLCGSEFLGTSLLGMYMDSQRIADANLLFSEYSNLKSIVMWTALISGYTQNDCCYEAINSYREIRDNSIFPDQATFVSVLRACALLSALRDGKEIHSLIFHTGFDLDELTSSALIDMYAKCGDVKSAVQVFEEMGTKKDLISWNSMIVGFAKNGHAESALKVFNEMAHSCVTPDDVTFLGVLTACSHAGWVFEGRQIFDLMVNCYGIEPRADHYACIVDLLGRWGNLKEAEEFIDKLNVEPNAMIWANLLGACRIHGDDIRGERAAKNLIKLEPNNSSPYVLLSNMYAASGHWNEVRSLRRTMIQKEIQKMPGCSWIVVGQKTNSFVAGDISHPNDAEISHSLKHLTALMRDNRFQDDGILFVG from the coding sequence ATGCGTCTTGCAATTGCACTTCAAGTCCAAGGTTTCTTATTCTTAAGACCTTATTCACTCATCATTCAGCACTGCCCTTCCCCTTCTCCTCCTTCCATCTCACAAGTCTACGACGACCTTCTCCGCATTTGCTTCCGCTTACAACAAACTAAAACTAATCCCCATCACCATCACGACTACCATGTGTTCGACAATATTCCCAACCACGGCGACGGGGAAATGGCCAAAGTTGTTCATGCACACGCCATCAAACACGACATTTCCTCTGATGGCTTCCTCGCAAGTGCCACCATCGATCTCTACGCCGCTGCCGGCAATGTCCCTTTCGCTCAGAGGCTCTTCCACCGGCTCCATCCCCGTCAAAGACATTTATCCGCTTATAATTCTATCATTTCCATGTACTCAAGGCAGAAGTTATTCCAAAATGCACTCCGTTGTTTCGTTTCTATGATGCGTTTTGGCCAGTTGCCTGACCAATTCACGCTCGCTATAGCTCTCTCTGTTTGTTCAAAGCTCAGGAATGTTGAATTCGGCACACTGCTTCACTCCTGCGTGATCAAGGTAGGTTTTGAATCCAATCCGTTCTGCCAAGGTGCTCTTATCAATCTCTATGCCAAATGCGGCTTTCTCCGCCATGCTAGCGCCATATTTGACGCCACAGTCCACTTGGACACTGTTTCTTGGACAGCTTTGATTTCTGGTTATGTTCGAGCCGGGCTGCCGCAGGACGCCCTCcaggtgtttgacaaaatgcagATAGCTGGCTGCTCTCCTGACCAGGTGGTTTTTGTGACTGTTCTCAATGCTCTTGTGAATTTGGGTAAGCTGGATGATGCCTGTAAATTGTTCCGAGACATGCACACTAGCAATGTTGTGGCATGGAATGCGATGATCTCTGGTCATGCTAAGAGGGGCCATCATAAGGAGGCCATTGAGTTCTTTCTCGAAATGAGGAAGTGTGGTATAAAGTCCTCAAGGTCCACGCTGGCAAGTGTTCTTAGTGCGATTGCCAGCTTAGCTGCGTTGGATTATGGGTTACTAGTCCATGGAGAGGCTATCAAACAAGGTTTGGGTTCTAGTATATATGTGGGAAGTTCTTTGATCAGTATGTATGGGAAGTGCGAAATGTTAGATGCTGCAAAGCAAGTATTTGATGTCATGTCTGAGAAAAATATGGTCACTTGGAATGCCATGCTGGGAGTTTATGCACAGAATGGTTATTTCAATCATGTATTGGAGCTATTCCTTAATATGACACGACGTACCATTGAACCGGACGAATTTACCTTCACTAGCATTTTGAGTTCATGTGCTTGTTTTGAAAGCTTAGAAATTGGTCGTCAGGTGCATTCAGTTGTTATCAAGAGAAGTTTTGCAAACAATTTATTTGTGAACAATGCATTGGTAGATATGTATGCCAAGGCTGGGGATTTGAAGGAAGCTAGGAAACAATTTGAGCGCATGAAAACCCGAGATAACATTTCTTGGAATGCCATTATTGTTGGATACGTGCATGAAGAAGAGGAAACTGATGCTTTCAAAATGTTCAACAGAATGAGGTTACATGGCATAGTACCTGATGAAGTAGCTTTGGCAAGTATACTTAGCGCTTGTGGAAATGTTAATCTATTAGAAGAAGGATTGCAGTTCCATTGCCTGGCAGTTAAGTTGGGATTAGAAACAAACCTTTTTGTTGGAAGTTCTCTTATTGACATGTATTCTAAATGCTGCTCCATTGAAGATGCACGAAAAATCTATTCTAGAATGCCTGAATGGAGTGTGGTATCCATGAATGCTCTGATTTCAGGATATgctttgaaaaatataaaagaagcTATTAATCTTTTTAGTGAGATGCTGGCATTGGGGCTCAAGCCATCTGAAATTACATTTGCAAGCCTGATAGATGCTTGTAAGGGTTCTCAGGTAAATCTTGGGTTGCAGATCCACTGTGCTATAGTTAAGAGGGGTCTTTTATGTGGTAGTGAGTTCTTAGGTACCTCTTTGTTGGGCATGTATATGGACTCACAAAGGATTGCAGATGCCAACTTACTTTTCTCAGAGTATTCGAACCTTAAAAGCATTGTTATGTGGACTGCTTTAATTTCTGGTTATACTCAAAATGATTGCTGTTACGAGGCCATAAATTCATACCGAGAAATTCGGGACAACAGTATCTTCCCTGACCAAGCAACATTTGTTTCAGTTCTTCGAGCTTGTGCTCTCTTATCTGCATTGCGAGATGGGAAAGAGATACATTCTCTAATATTCCATACTGGTTTTGACTTGGATGAGTTAACCAGCAGTGCACTCATAGACATGTATGCTAAATGTGGGGATGTAAAAAGTGCTGTGCAAGTTTTTGAAGAAATGGGTACCAAAAAGGATCTGATTTCTTGGAACTCAATGATAGTTGGATTTGCAAAAAATGGTCATGCAGAAAGCGCTTTGAAGGTCTTCAATGAGATGGCTCACTCATGTGTTACACCAGATGATGTCACATTCCTCGGAGTGCTCACTGCTTGCAGCCATGCAGGGTGGGTTTTCGAGGGCCGTCAAATTTTTGATCTCATGGTGAACTGTTATGGCATTGAACCCAGGGCTGATCACTATGCTTGCATTGTGGATCTTCTTGGTCGTTGGGGTAATCTCAAAGAAGCTGAAGAGTTCATCGACAAACTAAATGTCGAACCGAATGCTATGATTTGGGCCAATTTATTGGGAGCTTGCCGAATTCATGGCGATGACATAAGGGGAGAGCGAGCAGCTAAGAACCTTATTAAGTTAGAACCTAACAATTCTTCCCCATATGTATTGCTTTCTAATATGTATGCTGCATCAGGACATTGGAATGAAGTTAGATCTTTGAGGAGAACTATGATACAAAAAGAAATCCAAAAGATGCCTGGGTGTAGCTGGATTGTTGTAGGACAAAAGACAAACTCATTTGTTGCAGGTGATATATCACATCCTAATGATGCTGAAATTTCACATTCTTTGAAGCATTTGACAGCACTCATGAGAGACAACAGATTCCAGGATGATGGAATTTTGTTTGTTGGTTAA